Proteins from one Bacteroides mediterraneensis genomic window:
- a CDS encoding lipoprotein signal peptidase — protein MDTKSKSLLATSIILLTLILDQVIKIIVKTNFYYGESVCVTDWFYFTFVENMGMAFGMQVMPKVVQTMMRLVFSGFILWYIILLVKANFKNGYIICVSLIFAGAIGNVLDSIFYGVIFSESTYTDVATFVSVGEGYADWFYGKVVDMFYFPLLEFDWPSWMPFIGGKHFIFFSPVFNFADAAISGGTIALLIFYPKMFGESFLVFKKTVASERKDLNA, from the coding sequence ATGGATACAAAATCAAAATCTTTATTGGCTACAAGTATTATTTTGTTGACTTTAATATTAGACCAGGTTATTAAAATAATAGTGAAAACTAATTTCTATTATGGGGAAAGTGTTTGTGTTACTGATTGGTTCTATTTTACTTTCGTAGAAAATATGGGTATGGCATTCGGTATGCAAGTTATGCCTAAAGTTGTTCAGACAATGATGCGGCTTGTATTTTCTGGCTTTATATTATGGTATATTATATTACTTGTGAAAGCGAATTTTAAGAATGGTTATATCATTTGTGTTTCTTTGATTTTTGCTGGAGCTATAGGAAATGTTCTTGATAGTATATTTTATGGAGTGATTTTTAGTGAAAGCACTTATACCGACGTAGCAACTTTTGTTTCTGTTGGTGAAGGGTATGCAGATTGGTTTTATGGTAAAGTGGTAGATATGTTTTATTTTCCTTTGCTGGAATTTGACTGGCCTTCTTGGATGCCTTTTATCGGTGGAAAGCATTTTATCTTTTTTTCTCCGGTATTTAATTTTGCAGATGCTGCCATAAGTGGTGGTACGATAGCTTTATTGATATTTTATCCTAAAATGTTCGGTGAAAGTTTTCTTGTGTTTAAAAAGACTGTTGCCTCTGAAAGAAAAGATTTGAATGCGTGA
- the carB gene encoding carbamoyl-phosphate synthase (glutamine-hydrolyzing) large subunit: protein MKKELKKVLVLGSGALKIGQAGEFDYSGSQALKALREEGIRSVLINPNIATIQTSEGIADQVYFLPVTPYFVTEIIKKERPDGILLAFGGQTALNCGTELYQKGVLKEYGVEVLGTSVDAIMYTEDRDLFVKKLNEVPLKTPVSRAVENMRDALEAARSIGYPVMIRSAYALGGLGSGICPDEEKFIELAESAFTFSPQILVEESLKGWKEIEFEVIRDANDHCFTVASMENFDPLGIHTGESIVVAPTCSLTEEQVSMLQDLSKQCIRHLNIVGECNIQYAFHAETNDYRIIEVNARLSRSSALASKATGYPLAFVAAKIALGYTLDEIGEMGTPNSAYVAPQLDYLICKIPRWDLNKFAGVSHRIGSSMKSVGEIMSIGRTFEEIIQKGLRMIGQGMHGFVGNDHTRFTNLDDELANPTDLRIFAIAQALEEGYSIERIYELTKIDPWFIGKLKNIVDYKHKLSEYNSLEELPAEVLRQAKVLGFSDFQIARFVLKPTQGNMEKENLQVRAYRKKLGILPAVKRINTVASEHPELTNYLYMTYAVEGHDVNYYKNEKSVIVLGSGAYRIGSSVEFDWCSVNAIQTARKLGYKSIMINYNPETVSTDYDVCDRLYFDELSFERVLDVIDLEQPRGVIVSVGGQIPNNLAMKLYRQSVPVLGTSPISIDRAENRNKFSAMLDQLGIDQPAWQELTSLDDVKEFVKKVGYPVLVRPSYVLSGAAMNVCYDQEELERFLQMASEVSKEYPVVVSQFMQETKEIEFDAVAQNGEIVEYAISEHIEYAGVHSGDATLVFPAQHIYFATARQIKKISRKIAKELNISGPFNIQYLAKNNDVKVIECNLRASRSFPFVSKVLKRNFIETATRIMLDAPYVRPDKLAFDIDWIGVKASQFSFARLQNADPVLGVDMSSTGEVGCLGDDFDEALLNALIATGYKIPKKSVLFSSGATKSKVDLLDASHMLHQKGYDIYATAGTAAFLNSHGIPTTPVFWPDERPHAENNVMKMIAEHKFELIVNIPKNHTKRELTNGYRIRRGAIDHNIPLITNARLAKAFIEAFCHLKQEDIQIKSWQEYK, encoded by the coding sequence ATGAAGAAAGAATTGAAAAAAGTCCTGGTTCTCGGATCAGGCGCACTGAAAATCGGACAAGCCGGAGAGTTCGACTATTCAGGTTCGCAGGCCTTGAAAGCATTGCGCGAAGAAGGTATCCGCTCCGTCCTTATCAATCCCAATATTGCCACCATCCAGACTTCGGAAGGCATTGCCGACCAAGTCTACTTCCTGCCCGTGACTCCGTATTTCGTAACTGAAATCATCAAGAAGGAACGTCCGGACGGTATTCTGCTGGCTTTCGGCGGACAAACAGCCCTGAACTGCGGTACGGAACTTTACCAAAAAGGCGTTCTGAAAGAATATGGTGTGGAAGTGCTGGGCACTTCAGTGGATGCCATCATGTACACGGAAGACCGCGACCTGTTTGTCAAGAAACTCAACGAAGTACCCCTCAAGACTCCCGTCAGCCGGGCAGTGGAAAACATGCGGGATGCACTCGAAGCCGCACGGTCTATCGGCTATCCGGTCATGATCCGTTCGGCTTATGCGCTGGGAGGTCTGGGAAGCGGTATCTGCCCCGATGAGGAAAAATTCATCGAACTGGCTGAAAGTGCCTTCACCTTCTCCCCGCAGATTCTGGTGGAAGAATCCCTGAAAGGCTGGAAAGAAATCGAGTTCGAGGTCATCCGCGATGCCAACGACCATTGCTTCACCGTGGCCAGCATGGAAAACTTCGACCCGCTGGGCATCCATACCGGAGAATCCATCGTGGTGGCTCCTACCTGCTCACTGACCGAAGAACAGGTCAGCATGCTGCAAGACTTGTCGAAGCAATGTATCCGCCATCTGAACATTGTGGGAGAATGCAACATCCAGTATGCGTTCCACGCCGAAACCAACGACTACCGTATCATTGAGGTAAATGCCCGCCTGAGTCGTTCATCGGCACTGGCTTCCAAGGCCACCGGTTATCCGCTGGCTTTCGTGGCCGCCAAGATTGCGCTGGGCTATACATTGGATGAAATCGGTGAGATGGGCACCCCGAACTCAGCCTATGTAGCTCCGCAACTAGATTACCTGATTTGCAAGATTCCGCGCTGGGACCTCAACAAGTTTGCCGGCGTATCACACCGTATCGGCTCCAGCATGAAGTCGGTGGGCGAAATCATGTCCATCGGACGGACGTTTGAAGAGATTATCCAGAAAGGCCTGCGTATGATTGGTCAGGGCATGCACGGCTTCGTGGGCAATGACCATACCCGCTTCACGAACCTGGACGACGAACTGGCCAACCCGACCGACCTGCGTATCTTCGCCATCGCACAGGCGCTGGAAGAAGGTTATTCCATCGAACGCATCTACGAACTGACCAAGATTGACCCGTGGTTCATCGGCAAACTGAAAAACATTGTCGACTACAAACATAAGCTGTCCGAATACAACTCGCTCGAAGAACTTCCGGCCGAGGTGCTCCGTCAGGCCAAGGTGCTAGGCTTCTCCGATTTCCAGATTGCCCGCTTCGTACTGAAACCCACGCAGGGAAACATGGAGAAAGAAAACCTGCAAGTACGTGCCTACCGCAAGAAGCTGGGTATCCTGCCGGCAGTGAAACGCATCAACACGGTGGCCTCCGAACATCCGGAACTGACCAACTACCTGTATATGACGTATGCTGTGGAAGGACACGATGTCAATTACTACAAGAACGAAAAATCGGTCATCGTCCTCGGTTCAGGTGCCTACCGCATCGGCTCGTCTGTGGAATTCGACTGGTGCTCGGTGAATGCCATCCAGACCGCCCGCAAGCTGGGATACAAATCCATCATGATCAACTACAACCCGGAAACGGTGTCTACCGACTACGACGTATGCGACCGCCTGTATTTCGATGAACTTTCCTTCGAACGGGTACTTGATGTCATCGACCTGGAACAGCCGCGCGGTGTCATCGTCTCCGTAGGCGGACAGATTCCGAACAACCTGGCCATGAAACTGTATCGCCAGTCGGTACCGGTACTCGGTACCTCTCCGATTTCCATCGACCGGGCGGAAAACCGCAACAAGTTCTCGGCTATGCTCGACCAGCTGGGCATCGACCAACCGGCCTGGCAGGAACTGACCAGTCTGGACGACGTGAAAGAGTTCGTGAAGAAAGTAGGATATCCGGTATTGGTTCGTCCGTCGTACGTGCTCTCTGGAGCCGCCATGAACGTATGCTATGATCAGGAGGAACTGGAACGCTTCCTGCAAATGGCCAGTGAGGTGTCCAAGGAATATCCGGTGGTCGTATCGCAGTTCATGCAGGAAACCAAGGAAATCGAATTCGATGCCGTGGCACAGAACGGAGAGATTGTGGAATACGCCATATCGGAACACATCGAATATGCCGGCGTGCATTCCGGCGACGCGACCCTGGTATTCCCCGCACAGCACATTTATTTTGCGACGGCCCGCCAGATTAAGAAAATCAGCCGCAAGATTGCCAAGGAACTCAACATTTCGGGTCCGTTCAACATCCAGTACCTGGCCAAGAACAACGACGTGAAAGTGATTGAATGTAACCTGCGTGCTTCCCGCAGCTTCCCGTTCGTATCGAAAGTGTTGAAACGCAACTTCATCGAAACGGCTACCCGTATCATGCTCGATGCCCCGTACGTGCGTCCCGACAAACTGGCGTTCGATATCGACTGGATTGGAGTCAAGGCCTCCCAGTTCTCGTTCGCCCGTCTGCAGAATGCCGACCCGGTACTGGGTGTCGACATGTCGTCTACGGGAGAAGTAGGTTGTCTGGGCGATGACTTTGACGAAGCCTTGCTGAACGCCCTGATTGCGACGGGATACAAGATTCCGAAGAAATCGGTGCTCTTCTCTTCCGGCGCCACCAAATCGAAAGTGGACCTGCTGGATGCCAGCCACATGCTGCATCAGAAAGGATACGACATCTATGCCACTGCCGGCACGGCTGCCTTTCTGAACTCGCACGGCATTCCGACCACACCGGTGTTCTGGCCCGATGAACGTCCGCACGCCGAAAACAACGTGATGAAGATGATTGCGGAACACAAATTCGAGCTGATTGTGAACATCCCGAAGAACCATACCAAGCGGGAACTCACCAACGGATACCGCATCCGCCGCGGGGCCATCGACCACAACATTCCGCTGATTACCAACGCCCGTCTGGCCAAGGCATTCATCGAGGCTTTCTGCCATCTGAAGCAGGAAGACATCCAGATAAAGAGCTGGCAGGAATACAAATAA
- the trpS gene encoding tryptophan--tRNA ligase — translation MKKEKIILTGDRPTGKLHIGHYVGSLRRRVELQNSGLYDKIFVFEADGQALTDNIDNPEKVRQNVIEVALDYLSVGLDPEKSTIFIQSQIPELCELSFYYMDLVTVSRLQRNPTVKTEIQMRNFETSIPVGFFTYPISQAADITAFKATTVPVGEDQEPMIEQTREIVRRFNHIYGETLVEPEILLPDNAACLRLPGTDGKAKMSKSLGNCIYLSDSADEVMKKVKSMYTDPTHIKVSDPGKLEGNCVFTYLDAFCRPEHFGRYLPEYANLDELKAHYTRGGLGDMKVKKFLAAVMQEELEPIRERRKVFEKDIPAVYDMLKKGCEVAREAAAQTMDEVRRAMKINYFDDAALIEEQAKRFAEQ, via the coding sequence ATGAAAAAAGAAAAGATTATTTTGACCGGTGACCGCCCTACCGGTAAATTACATATCGGCCACTACGTGGGTTCGTTGCGCCGACGTGTGGAGTTGCAGAATTCAGGACTTTACGACAAAATCTTTGTGTTCGAGGCCGACGGACAGGCGTTGACCGACAACATTGACAATCCGGAAAAGGTGCGTCAGAACGTGATTGAAGTGGCATTGGACTATTTGTCTGTGGGACTTGATCCGGAAAAGTCTACCATTTTTATCCAGTCGCAGATTCCGGAACTGTGCGAATTGAGTTTCTATTACATGGACTTGGTTACGGTATCCCGTTTGCAGCGTAACCCGACGGTGAAGACCGAAATCCAGATGCGTAACTTTGAAACCAGCATTCCGGTGGGCTTCTTTACTTATCCTATCAGTCAGGCTGCCGACATCACTGCCTTCAAGGCAACTACCGTGCCGGTAGGAGAAGACCAGGAGCCGATGATTGAACAGACCCGTGAGATTGTGCGCCGCTTCAACCATATTTATGGGGAAACACTGGTGGAACCGGAAATCCTGTTGCCGGACAATGCCGCTTGTCTGCGTTTGCCGGGAACAGACGGTAAGGCCAAGATGAGCAAATCGTTGGGCAACTGTATCTACCTGTCGGATTCGGCTGACGAGGTGATGAAGAAGGTGAAGAGCATGTATACCGACCCCACTCACATCAAGGTGAGCGATCCGGGTAAACTGGAAGGCAACTGTGTGTTCACGTATTTGGATGCCTTCTGCCGTCCGGAACATTTCGGCCGTTATTTGCCGGAATATGCCAACTTGGACGAGCTGAAAGCACACTACACCCGTGGCGGATTGGGCGACATGAAGGTGAAGAAATTCCTTGCTGCCGTAATGCAGGAAGAATTGGAACCGATTCGCGAGCGTCGTAAGGTATTTGAGAAAGACATTCCGGCTGTATATGACATGTTGAAGAAGGGTTGCGAAGTGGCCCGTGAGGCTGCTGCCCAGACCATGGACGAGGTACGCCGTGCCATGAAAATCAACTATTTTGATGATGCCGCATTGATTGAAGAGCAGGCAAAACGCTTCGCAGAGCAATAA